In Streptomyces sp. NBC_01426, one genomic interval encodes:
- a CDS encoding UDP-N-acetylmuramoyl-L-alanyl-D-glutamate--2,6-diaminopimelate ligase — translation MTTITPKPGNQSATGPAAGTSLRDGATPPGTLTAVSHADQPRTTRKDAPAAPPGAPRPVSVRPTPLPELAALVDLEAAGEPTGPRITGITHDSRAVRPGDLYAALPGAKAHGADFAAQAAALGAAAVLTDPAGAERAAATGLPVLAVADPRARMGELAAAIYGRPGEALLQLGITGTSGKTTTAYLVEGGLRAAGRATGLVGTVEMRIGDERIKSERTTPEATDLQALFAVMRERGVEAVAMEVSSHALVLGRVDGCVFDVAVFNNLSPEHMEFHSDMEDYFQAKAQLFTERRARLGVVNADDEYGRRLAKEATIPIVTFSAAGDPAADWRAEDVVLGAADSTLTLVGPDGQRVRATAPLPGPFNVANTVAAIVTLAAAGIDPQTAADGVAAVPGVPGRLERVDAGQPFLAVVDYAHKTDAVESVLRALREVTEGRLHIVLGCGGDRDTTKRAPMGAAAARFADVAVLTSDNPRSEDPLAILAAMFEGAVSVPPAERGAVLVDADRAAAIAAAVASARPGDTVLVAGKGHEQGQDTAGVVRPFDDREVLRAAIEARTAAPHHATTQAEVNQ, via the coding sequence GTGACAACGATCACCCCGAAACCCGGGAACCAGTCGGCCACCGGCCCCGCGGCCGGGACCTCGCTTCGCGACGGGGCCACCCCGCCCGGTACGCTCACCGCCGTGTCCCACGCTGATCAGCCCAGAACCACCCGGAAAGACGCCCCGGCAGCGCCGCCGGGAGCGCCCCGCCCCGTGTCCGTGCGCCCCACCCCGCTGCCCGAGCTCGCGGCCCTGGTGGACCTCGAAGCCGCCGGCGAGCCGACGGGTCCGCGGATCACCGGCATCACCCACGACTCCCGTGCGGTGCGCCCCGGCGACCTCTACGCGGCCCTCCCCGGCGCCAAGGCCCACGGCGCGGACTTCGCGGCCCAGGCGGCCGCCCTCGGCGCCGCCGCCGTGCTGACCGATCCCGCCGGCGCCGAACGCGCCGCGGCGACCGGACTGCCGGTGCTCGCCGTCGCCGACCCGCGCGCCCGGATGGGCGAGCTCGCCGCCGCGATCTACGGCCGGCCGGGCGAGGCCCTCCTCCAGCTCGGCATCACCGGCACCTCCGGCAAGACCACCACCGCGTACCTCGTCGAGGGCGGCCTGCGCGCCGCCGGCCGGGCCACCGGACTCGTCGGCACCGTCGAGATGCGCATCGGCGACGAACGCATCAAGTCCGAGCGCACCACCCCCGAGGCCACCGACCTCCAGGCCCTGTTCGCCGTCATGCGCGAACGCGGGGTCGAGGCCGTGGCCATGGAGGTCTCCAGCCACGCCCTCGTGCTCGGCCGGGTCGACGGCTGCGTCTTCGACGTCGCCGTCTTCAACAACCTGAGCCCGGAACACATGGAGTTCCACTCCGACATGGAGGACTACTTCCAGGCCAAGGCGCAGCTCTTCACCGAGCGCCGCGCCCGCCTCGGAGTGGTGAACGCCGACGACGAGTACGGCCGCCGCCTCGCCAAGGAGGCGACGATCCCGATCGTCACCTTCTCGGCCGCGGGCGATCCGGCCGCCGACTGGCGCGCCGAGGACGTGGTCCTGGGGGCCGCCGACTCCACGCTGACCCTCGTCGGCCCGGACGGGCAGCGCGTACGCGCCACCGCGCCGCTGCCCGGCCCGTTCAACGTCGCCAACACCGTCGCCGCGATCGTCACCCTCGCCGCCGCCGGCATTGACCCGCAGACCGCCGCCGACGGCGTCGCCGCGGTCCCCGGGGTGCCCGGCCGGCTGGAACGCGTCGACGCGGGACAGCCGTTCCTCGCCGTCGTCGACTACGCCCACAAGACCGACGCCGTCGAATCGGTGCTGCGCGCCCTGCGCGAGGTCACCGAGGGCCGGCTGCACATCGTGCTCGGCTGCGGCGGCGACCGCGACACCACCAAGCGGGCCCCGATGGGCGCCGCGGCCGCGCGATTCGCCGACGTCGCCGTGCTCACCTCCGACAACCCTCGCTCCGAGGACCCCCTCGCCATCCTGGCCGCGATGTTCGAGGGCGCCGTGTCCGTGCCCCCCGCCGAACGCGGCGCCGTCCTCGTCGACGCCGACCGGGCCGCGGCCATCGCCGCCGCCGTCGCGAGCGCCCGGCCCGGTGACACGGTGCTGGTCGCGGGCAAGGGCCACGAACAGGGCCAGGACACCGCGGGCGTCGTTCGCCCCTTCGACGACCGCGAGGTCCTGCGCGCGGCCATCGAGGCGCGCACCGCGGCCCCGCACCACGCAACCACGCAGGCCGAGGTGAACCAGTGA
- the murG gene encoding undecaprenyldiphospho-muramoylpentapeptide beta-N-acetylglucosaminyltransferase: MHVVLAGGGTAGHIEPALALADALRRQDPSVGITALGTERGLETRLVPERGYELGLIPAVPLPRKPTPELITVPGRLRGTIKAAEEILTRTKADCVVGFGGYVALPGYLAAKRLGVPIIVHEANARPGLANKIGSRYAHAVAVSTPDSKLRGARYVGIPLRRSISTLDRAAVRPEARAAFGLDPNLPTLLVSGGSQGARRLNEVIQQVAPTLQRSGIQILHAVGPKNELPRVDNMPGMPPYVPVPYVDRMDLAYAAADMMLCRAGAMTVAELSAVGLPAAYVPLPIGNGEQRLNAQPVVKAGGGLLVDDAELTPEWVLSQVLPVLADPHRLYEMSRAAAEFGRRDADDLLVGLVYEAIAARRAR, translated from the coding sequence GTGCATGTCGTACTCGCCGGTGGGGGGACCGCCGGCCACATCGAGCCGGCGCTCGCCCTCGCGGACGCCCTGCGCAGGCAGGACCCTTCAGTGGGCATCACCGCCCTCGGCACGGAGCGCGGACTGGAAACCCGCCTGGTGCCGGAACGCGGCTACGAGCTGGGCCTGATCCCGGCCGTGCCGTTGCCCCGCAAGCCCACCCCTGAGCTGATCACCGTCCCGGGACGGCTGCGCGGCACCATCAAGGCGGCCGAGGAGATCCTCACGCGCACCAAGGCCGACTGCGTGGTCGGCTTCGGCGGCTACGTGGCGCTGCCCGGCTACCTGGCCGCCAAGCGGCTCGGGGTGCCGATCATCGTCCACGAGGCCAACGCCCGGCCCGGACTGGCCAACAAGATCGGCTCCCGGTACGCGCACGCCGTCGCCGTGTCCACCCCGGACAGCAAGCTGCGGGGGGCCCGCTACGTGGGCATCCCGCTGCGGCGGTCCATCTCGACCCTGGACCGGGCCGCCGTGCGCCCCGAGGCGCGCGCCGCGTTCGGTCTCGACCCCAACCTGCCGACGCTGCTGGTCTCCGGCGGCTCGCAGGGCGCCCGGCGCCTCAACGAGGTCATCCAACAGGTCGCCCCGACCCTCCAGCGCTCCGGGATCCAGATCCTGCACGCCGTCGGGCCGAAGAACGAACTGCCGCGTGTCGACAACATGCCCGGGATGCCGCCTTATGTGCCGGTACCGTACGTGGACCGGATGGATCTCGCGTACGCCGCCGCCGACATGATGCTGTGCCGCGCGGGTGCGATGACCGTCGCCGAACTCTCCGCCGTCGGGCTGCCCGCCGCCTACGTACCGTTGCCGATCGGCAACGGCGAACAGCGGCTCAACGCCCAGCCGGTGGTCAAGGCCGGCGGTGGCCTGCTCGTGGACGACGCGGAGCTGACGCCCGAATGGGTGCTCAGTCAGGTCCTCCCGGTGCTCGCCGACCCGCACCGCCTCTACGAGATGTCCCGCGCCGCCGCCGAGTTCGGCCGCCGGGACGCCGACGACCTGCTCGTCGGTCTGGTCTACGAGGCGATCGCCGCACGCAGAGCCCGCTGA
- a CDS encoding peptidoglycan D,D-transpeptidase FtsI family protein codes for MSPQEPPRRRVPGPGRPRPTGGDRARATARPASRPATRRPAPARTAHTIRLGNPKPRLRLVGVGLTLVMLAFVVRLLQVQAVDASAYSAKASENRFTSYTLAAERGEITDRKGVALATSVDAYDITADPKMFTAQESKAPDAPEQAAALLAPILGKDAKELARQLETKNSRYVILARRQTPQVWNQIKDLKKVFADKAAADKRNNGPGANVIAGVFKEDSSKRVYPNGDLAAGILGYVNAEGKGGGGLESSLDKKLSGKDGSLTYAQSGGRRVPTAESSEKAAVPGEDIELTIDRDIQWAAQSAITEQVEKSGADRGYVVVQDTRTGEVLAMANAPGFDPNDLSKARSTAMGNAALQDVYEPGSTAKVMSMAAVLEEKKATPATPVEVPNRLHRGDRLFKDDVDHPTWYLTLNGVLAKSSNIGTILATGRLGATQPEANKVLYGYLTKFGIGQPTGLDYPGESRGILAKPEAWSTSQQYTIPFGQGLSLNAVQAASVYSTIANGGVRIEPTLVRGTRGPDGRFTPAPAPEQTKVISQDTSKTLAAMLESVVDDQEGTGTKARIPGYRVGGKTGTSNRVDPATGRYKGYTASFAGFAPADSPRVTVYCAIQNPTKGSYFGGQICGPIYKKVMEFALKTLQVAPTGTAPAGLPVTFEPGPQPAPQPGTRPGPQPGQ; via the coding sequence GGGCTGACCCTGGTCATGCTCGCCTTCGTCGTCCGGCTGCTCCAGGTACAGGCCGTCGACGCCTCCGCCTACTCCGCCAAGGCTTCCGAGAACCGCTTCACCAGCTACACCCTGGCCGCCGAACGCGGGGAGATCACCGACCGCAAGGGCGTGGCCCTGGCCACGAGCGTCGACGCGTACGACATCACCGCCGACCCGAAGATGTTCACGGCGCAGGAGAGCAAGGCCCCGGACGCCCCCGAGCAGGCCGCGGCCCTCCTCGCGCCGATCCTCGGCAAGGACGCCAAGGAACTCGCCAGGCAACTGGAGACGAAGAACTCCCGCTACGTCATCCTCGCCCGCCGCCAGACCCCCCAGGTCTGGAACCAGATCAAGGACCTCAAGAAGGTCTTCGCGGACAAGGCGGCCGCCGACAAGCGGAACAACGGCCCCGGCGCCAACGTCATCGCGGGGGTGTTCAAGGAGGACAGCAGCAAGCGCGTGTACCCGAACGGCGACCTCGCCGCCGGGATACTGGGTTACGTCAACGCCGAGGGCAAGGGCGGCGGCGGCCTGGAGTCCTCCCTCGACAAGAAGCTCTCCGGCAAGGACGGCAGCCTCACCTACGCCCAGTCCGGCGGCCGGCGCGTGCCCACCGCCGAGTCCAGCGAGAAGGCCGCCGTGCCCGGCGAGGACATCGAGCTGACCATCGACCGCGACATCCAGTGGGCCGCGCAGAGCGCCATCACCGAACAGGTCGAGAAGTCCGGCGCCGACCGCGGCTACGTCGTCGTGCAGGACACCCGCACCGGCGAGGTGCTGGCCATGGCCAACGCCCCCGGCTTCGACCCCAACGACCTGTCGAAGGCCCGCTCCACCGCCATGGGCAACGCCGCCCTCCAGGACGTGTACGAGCCCGGCTCCACCGCCAAGGTGATGTCGATGGCCGCCGTCCTGGAGGAGAAGAAGGCCACCCCGGCGACCCCCGTCGAGGTCCCCAACCGCCTCCACCGCGGCGACCGCCTCTTCAAGGACGACGTGGACCACCCCACCTGGTACCTGACCCTCAACGGGGTGCTCGCCAAGTCCTCGAACATCGGCACCATCCTGGCCACCGGCCGGCTCGGCGCCACCCAGCCCGAGGCCAACAAGGTCCTGTACGGATACCTGACCAAGTTCGGCATCGGGCAGCCCACCGGCCTGGACTACCCCGGCGAATCCCGCGGCATCCTCGCCAAGCCCGAGGCCTGGTCCACCTCCCAGCAGTACACGATCCCCTTCGGCCAGGGCCTGTCCCTCAACGCCGTCCAGGCGGCCTCCGTGTACTCCACCATCGCCAACGGCGGCGTCCGGATCGAGCCCACCCTGGTCCGCGGCACCAGGGGACCCGACGGCCGCTTCACCCCGGCCCCCGCCCCCGAACAGACCAAGGTGATCAGCCAGGACACCTCCAAGACCCTCGCCGCGATGCTCGAATCCGTGGTCGACGACCAGGAGGGCACCGGCACCAAGGCGCGCATCCCCGGCTACCGGGTCGGCGGCAAGACCGGCACCTCCAACCGGGTCGACCCGGCCACCGGCCGCTACAAGGGGTACACCGCCTCGTTCGCCGGCTTCGCGCCCGCCGACAGCCCGCGCGTCACCGTGTACTGCGCCATCCAGAACCCCACCAAGGGCAGTTACTTCGGCGGCCAGATCTGCGGACCCATCTACAAGAAGGTCATGGAGTTCGCCCTCAAGACCCTCCAGGTCGCCCCCACCGGCACCGCCCCCGCCGGACTGCCGGTCACCTTCGAACCGGGCCCGCAGCCCGCACCGCAGCCCGGTACCCGGCCCGGCCCGCAGCCCGGCCAGTGA
- the murD gene encoding UDP-N-acetylmuramoyl-L-alanine--D-glutamate ligase yields the protein MGSRQVTSWHGKNITVAGLGVSGISAARALAGLGASVTVVDGGDSEGHRARAAELEAAGISVRLADATTLPEGTDLVVTSPGWKPDSALFAAAAEAGVEVVGDVEIAWLLRGPDAAPWLAITGTNGKTTTTQMLASILRAAGLKTAAVGNIGTPIIDVVTGGEAYDVLAVELSSYQLHWAPSVRAHSAAVLNLAPDHLDWHGSMEAYAADKGRIYEGNTVACVYNVADRATEDLVVEADVEEGCRAIGFTLGAPGPSMLGVVDGILVDRAFVENRQKNAQELAHVEDVNPPAPHNIANALAAAALARAFGVEPRAVRDGLRDFRPDAHRVAHVDEVDGVTYIDDSKATNTHAAEASLAAFEPVVWIAGGLAKGATFDELVRKSAERLRAVVLMGADRALIADALARHAPQVPVVDLDRTDTGAMLAAVREAARLAEPGDTVLLAPACASMDMFANYNERGDAFADAVRELAAESA from the coding sequence ATGGGCAGCCGACAAGTGACCTCCTGGCACGGCAAGAACATCACCGTCGCCGGCCTCGGCGTGAGCGGCATCAGTGCCGCCCGCGCCCTGGCCGGCCTCGGCGCTTCGGTGACCGTCGTCGACGGCGGCGACAGCGAGGGCCACCGGGCCCGGGCGGCGGAGCTGGAGGCGGCGGGGATCTCCGTGCGCCTCGCGGACGCCACGACCCTGCCCGAGGGCACCGACCTGGTCGTCACCTCGCCCGGCTGGAAGCCCGACAGCGCGCTCTTCGCCGCGGCCGCCGAGGCCGGTGTCGAGGTCGTCGGGGACGTGGAGATCGCCTGGCTCCTGCGGGGCCCCGACGCGGCCCCCTGGCTCGCGATCACCGGCACCAACGGCAAGACGACGACCACCCAGATGCTCGCGTCGATCCTGCGGGCCGCGGGCCTCAAGACCGCGGCCGTCGGCAACATCGGCACCCCGATCATCGACGTCGTGACCGGCGGGGAGGCGTACGACGTCCTCGCCGTCGAACTCTCCAGCTACCAGCTCCACTGGGCGCCCTCCGTGCGCGCCCACTCGGCGGCCGTCCTCAACCTGGCCCCCGACCACCTCGACTGGCACGGCTCGATGGAGGCGTACGCCGCCGACAAGGGCCGCATCTACGAGGGCAACACGGTGGCCTGCGTCTACAACGTCGCCGACCGGGCCACCGAGGACCTCGTCGTGGAAGCCGACGTCGAGGAGGGCTGCCGGGCGATCGGCTTCACCCTCGGGGCCCCCGGCCCCTCCATGCTGGGCGTGGTCGACGGGATCCTGGTGGACCGGGCCTTCGTGGAGAACCGGCAGAAGAACGCCCAGGAACTCGCGCACGTCGAGGACGTCAACCCGCCCGCCCCGCACAACATCGCCAACGCGCTCGCCGCGGCGGCCCTGGCCCGCGCCTTCGGCGTCGAACCCCGCGCGGTCCGCGACGGCCTGCGCGACTTCCGGCCGGACGCCCACCGGGTCGCGCACGTGGACGAGGTGGACGGGGTCACGTACATCGACGACTCCAAGGCCACCAACACCCACGCGGCGGAGGCCTCCCTGGCGGCCTTCGAGCCGGTCGTGTGGATCGCCGGCGGCCTCGCCAAGGGCGCGACCTTCGACGAGCTCGTGCGGAAGTCGGCCGAGCGTCTGCGGGCCGTCGTCCTGATGGGCGCCGACCGGGCCCTGATCGCGGACGCGCTGGCGCGACACGCGCCACAGGTACCCGTCGTGGACCTCGACCGGACCGACACTGGGGCGATGCTCGCGGCGGTCCGGGAAGCGGCCCGTCTCGCCGAGCCCGGCGACACCGTCCTGCTGGCACCTGCCTGTGCCTCGATGGACATGTTCGCGAACTACAACGAGCGTGGGGACGCGTTCGCCGACGCGGTGCGCGAACTGGCCGCCGAGAGCGCCTAG
- the mraY gene encoding phospho-N-acetylmuramoyl-pentapeptide-transferase — MRQILFAGVIGLFLTLIGTPLLIKLLARKGYGQFIRDDGPRGHAGKKGTPTMGGISFILATLIAYALTKVITGEEVSFSGLLVLFLMAGMGLVGYLDDYIKIVKRRSLGLRAKAKMSGQLIVGIAFAVLALQFKDSKGLTPASTKLSFVTDFGWALGPVLFVVWALFMILAMSNGVNLTDGLDGLATGAAVMVFGAYTFIGVWQYQESCANAQTLTNPAACFEVRDPLDLAVVASALMGACFGFLWWNTSPAKIFMGDTGSLALGGALAGLAICSRTEFLMALLGGLFVLITMSVVIQVGSFKLTGKRVFRMAPLQHHFELKGWSEVLVVVRFWIIQGMCVIVGLGLFYAGWAADK; from the coding sequence ATGAGGCAGATTCTCTTCGCCGGTGTGATCGGTCTGTTCCTGACCCTCATCGGCACCCCTCTCCTGATCAAGCTGCTGGCCCGCAAGGGCTACGGCCAGTTCATCCGCGACGACGGCCCCCGCGGCCACGCCGGGAAGAAGGGCACACCCACCATGGGTGGCATCTCCTTCATCCTGGCGACGCTCATCGCGTACGCCCTGACGAAGGTCATCACCGGGGAAGAGGTGAGCTTCTCCGGACTGCTCGTCCTCTTCCTGATGGCCGGCATGGGACTGGTCGGCTATCTCGACGACTACATCAAGATCGTCAAGAGGCGCTCGCTCGGTCTGCGGGCCAAGGCTAAGATGTCCGGCCAGCTGATCGTCGGCATCGCCTTCGCGGTGCTCGCCCTCCAGTTCAAGGACTCGAAGGGGCTGACCCCGGCCTCGACCAAGCTGTCGTTCGTCACGGACTTCGGCTGGGCGCTCGGGCCGGTGCTGTTCGTCGTCTGGGCCCTGTTCATGATCCTGGCGATGTCCAACGGCGTGAACCTGACCGACGGCCTGGACGGACTGGCCACCGGCGCCGCCGTGATGGTCTTCGGCGCCTACACCTTCATCGGCGTCTGGCAGTACCAGGAGTCCTGCGCCAACGCGCAGACCCTGACCAACCCGGCCGCCTGCTTCGAGGTGCGCGACCCGCTGGACCTCGCGGTCGTCGCCTCGGCCCTCATGGGAGCCTGCTTCGGCTTCCTGTGGTGGAACACCTCGCCGGCCAAGATCTTCATGGGCGACACCGGTTCGCTGGCGCTCGGCGGCGCGCTCGCCGGCCTCGCCATCTGCTCCCGCACGGAGTTCCTGATGGCCCTCCTCGGCGGCCTCTTCGTGCTCATCACGATGTCGGTCGTCATCCAGGTCGGCTCCTTCAAGCTGACCGGCAAGCGCGTCTTCCGGATGGCGCCACTCCAGCACCACTTCGAACTCAAGGGGTGGTCCGAGGTCCTCGTGGTGGTCCGCTTCTGGATCATCCAGGGCATGTGCGTGATCGTGGGTCTCGGTCTCTTCTACGCGGGATGGGCAGCCGACAAGTGA
- a CDS encoding UDP-N-acetylmuramoyl-tripeptide--D-alanyl-D-alanine ligase, giving the protein MIALSLAEIADITGGRPHDIPDPAVRISGAVVIDSRQVEAGSLFAAFEGEHVDGHDYAERAVAAGATAVLAARPVGVPAIVVPDVEKALGALARAVVERLGTDVVALTGSAGKTSTKDLIAQVLQQHAPTVWTPGSLNNEIGLPLTALKATEDTRHLVLEMGARGIGHIAYLTGLTPPRIGLVLNVGTAHIGEFGGREQIAQAKGELVEALPSEADGGVAVLNADDLLVRAMSARTKARTVLFGEAEDADIRATDVRMTAGGTPAFTLHTPSGCSDVTLRLYGEHHVSNALAAAAVAHVLGMSTPEIATALSGAGTLSRWRMEVTERADGVTIVNDAYNANPESMRAALRALAAMGGSARADGGRTWAVLGPMAELGDASLAEHDAVGRLAVRLNVSRLVAVGGREASWLQLGAYNEGSWGEESVLVSDAQAAVDLLRSELRPGDVVLVKASRSIGLERVALALLEREGEVADR; this is encoded by the coding sequence GTGATCGCCCTTTCCCTCGCCGAGATCGCCGACATCACCGGCGGGCGGCCCCACGACATACCGGATCCGGCGGTGCGGATCAGCGGGGCCGTGGTCATCGACTCCCGCCAGGTGGAGGCCGGCAGCCTGTTCGCCGCCTTCGAGGGCGAGCACGTCGACGGCCACGACTACGCGGAGCGCGCGGTCGCGGCCGGCGCGACCGCCGTCCTCGCCGCCCGGCCCGTCGGCGTACCCGCGATCGTCGTCCCCGACGTGGAGAAGGCGCTCGGCGCCCTCGCCCGCGCCGTCGTCGAACGCCTCGGCACCGACGTGGTGGCCCTGACCGGTTCGGCCGGCAAGACCTCCACCAAGGACCTCATCGCCCAGGTGCTCCAGCAGCACGCACCCACCGTGTGGACGCCCGGCTCCCTCAACAACGAGATCGGCCTGCCGCTCACCGCCCTCAAGGCCACCGAGGACACCCGGCACCTGGTGCTGGAGATGGGTGCCCGCGGGATCGGCCACATCGCCTACCTCACCGGCCTGACCCCGCCGCGCATCGGCCTGGTCCTCAACGTCGGCACCGCCCACATCGGGGAGTTCGGCGGCCGCGAGCAGATCGCCCAGGCCAAGGGCGAACTGGTCGAGGCCCTGCCGTCCGAGGCCGACGGGGGCGTCGCCGTCCTGAACGCCGACGACCTGCTCGTGCGCGCCATGTCCGCCCGCACGAAGGCCCGTACGGTCCTCTTCGGCGAGGCCGAGGACGCCGACATCCGGGCCACGGACGTACGGATGACGGCCGGGGGAACGCCCGCCTTCACACTCCACACACCCTCCGGGTGCAGCGATGTGACCTTGCGGCTGTACGGTGAGCACCACGTGTCGAACGCGCTCGCCGCGGCCGCCGTCGCCCATGTACTGGGCATGTCCACTCCGGAGATCGCCACCGCGCTCTCCGGGGCGGGCACGTTGTCCCGGTGGCGGATGGAGGTCACCGAGCGAGCGGACGGCGTGACGATCGTCAACGACGCCTACAACGCGAACCCCGAGTCCATGCGGGCCGCTCTGCGCGCGCTTGCCGCGATGGGCGGCTCCGCGCGGGCCGACGGGGGACGCACGTGGGCGGTGCTCGGTCCCATGGCCGAGTTGGGTGACGCATCGCTGGCCGAGCACGACGCGGTGGGACGGCTCGCCGTCCGGCTCAACGTGAGCAGGCTCGTCGCAGTCGGGGGCAGGGAAGCGTCCTGGCTGCAACTGGGCGCATATAACGAGGGTTCGTGGGGTGAGGAGTCGGTGCTCGTGTCCGACGCGCAGGCGGCGGTCGACCTGTTGCGCAGTGAACTGCGCCCGGGTGACGTCGTGCTGGTGAAGGCTTCCAGGTCGATCGGCCTGGAGCGGGTCGCGCTTGCGTTGCTGGAGCGCGAGGGCGAGGTCGCCGACCGATGA
- the ftsW gene encoding putative lipid II flippase FtsW yields the protein MPAKQVLPGRRPSAAKAVKAVKAQGRKRPVIGGKRPGGRGPLAGLRRTQQQLRKAWDRPLTAYYLIFGSSLLITVLGLVMVYSASMIKALQLGLGDAYFFKKQFLAALIGAVLLLAASRMPVKLHRALSYPVLAGTLFLMVLVQVPGIGVSINGNRNWLSLGGPFMLQPSEFGKLALILWGADLLARKGDKGLLSQWKHLLVPLVPVAFLLLGLIMLGGDMGTAMILGAILFGLLWLAGAPTRMFVGVLAFAGVIIALLIKTSPHRMDRLSCLGATEPGKNDLCWQAVHGTYALASGGWFGSGLGASVEKWGQLPEAHTDFIFAITGEELGLAGTLSVLALFAALGYAGIRVAGRTEDSFVRYAAGGVTTWITAQAVINIGAVLGLLPIAGVPLPLFSYGGSALLPTMFAVGLLIAFAREEPAARAALAMRQPKTGRPRTGLRWKSMRRRVKKRPSGER from the coding sequence ATGCCGGCCAAGCAAGTACTGCCGGGGCGGCGGCCGTCCGCCGCGAAGGCCGTCAAAGCCGTCAAGGCACAGGGGCGCAAGCGCCCGGTGATCGGTGGGAAGCGGCCCGGTGGGCGCGGGCCGCTCGCCGGGCTCCGGCGTACGCAACAGCAGTTGCGCAAAGCCTGGGACCGTCCGCTCACGGCGTATTACCTGATCTTCGGCAGCTCGCTGCTGATCACCGTGCTCGGCCTCGTGATGGTCTACTCGGCCTCCATGATCAAGGCGCTCCAGCTCGGCCTGGGGGACGCGTACTTCTTCAAGAAGCAGTTCCTCGCCGCCCTCATCGGCGCCGTCCTGCTGCTGGCCGCCTCCCGGATGCCCGTGAAGCTCCACCGGGCCCTGTCCTACCCGGTACTGGCCGGGACCCTCTTCCTGATGGTCCTGGTGCAGGTCCCCGGGATAGGAGTGTCGATCAACGGCAACCGGAACTGGCTCTCCCTCGGCGGCCCGTTCATGCTCCAGCCCAGCGAGTTCGGCAAACTGGCGCTGATCCTGTGGGGGGCCGACCTGTTGGCCCGCAAGGGCGACAAGGGGCTGCTGAGCCAGTGGAAGCACCTGCTGGTGCCGCTGGTACCGGTCGCCTTCCTGCTGCTCGGACTCATCATGCTCGGCGGCGACATGGGCACCGCGATGATCCTCGGGGCGATCCTCTTCGGCCTGCTCTGGCTGGCGGGCGCGCCCACCCGGATGTTCGTGGGTGTTCTCGCGTTCGCGGGTGTGATCATCGCACTTCTGATCAAGACGAGTCCGCACCGGATGGACCGGCTCTCCTGCCTCGGTGCGACAGAACCGGGCAAGAACGACCTTTGCTGGCAGGCCGTCCACGGAACCTACGCCCTCGCGTCCGGGGGATGGTTCGGTTCCGGGCTGGGTGCCAGTGTGGAAAAATGGGGGCAACTGCCGGAAGCCCACACCGACTTCATCTTCGCCATCACGGGCGAGGAACTGGGTCTGGCGGGGACGCTGTCGGTGCTCGCCCTGTTCGCGGCTCTAGGCTATGCGGGTATCCGCGTGGCCGGACGCACGGAGGACTCCTTCGTACGGTATGCCGCGGGAGGCGTGACCACATGGATCACGGCGCAGGCCGTGATCAATATCGGTGCGGTGCTCGGCCTGTTGCCGATCGCCGGGGTCCCGCTCCCGCTGTTCTCCTACGGAGGGTCGGCCCTGCTGCCGACCATGTTCGCGGTCGGACTGCTCATCGCCTTCGCGCGTGAGGAGCCGGCGGCGCGCGCGGCGCTCGCGATGCGGCAGCCGAAGACCGGCCGGCCGCGGACCGGGCTGAGATGGAAGTCGATGAGACGGCGCGTCAAGAAGCGTCCGTCCGGAGAGCGGTGA